From the Streptomyces nodosus genome, the window CGAGATGGGCGGCCGAGCCGGTGCTCAGGTCGTCCAGTGCGACGACCCGGCCGACGGAGGGGCGCGAGACCAGCTCGCGGCACAGGTTCGCTCCGATGAACCCGGCACCTCCTGTCACTACGACGTTCAACGGTTCACACCTTTCGGTAGGGCCCTCGGCCACCAGCCGTGTGCGACGGCGAGGGAGGCGTAGAGGTCATGGGTGTCCTGGACCAGGCGTTCGGCCCCGAAGCGCTCCGTCGTCCAGGCGCGGGCCTGCCGCCCCATCCGGTGACGGAGCGCCTCGTCGCGCAGCAGCGCGACGGTGTGGCGGGTGAGCAGCTCGGGGGTGTCCGGCGGGGCCAGGAAACCGGTCCGCCCGTCCTGGACGACCTCCGCCACGCTGCCCACCCGCGTCGACACCGCGGGCAGTCCCGCAAGGCCGGCTTCGATCAGGCTGACCGGCATGCCCTCGTTGTCCGAGGTGAGCAGCACCAGATCCGCGGCGGCGTACACGGTCTCCACATCGGCGCGCCAGCCCAGCAGATGCAGCGCGTCACGCAGATCGGCCGCCTGCTCCAGGTCGCCGTGCAGATCCCCGGCCCCGCACACCAGGAACCGGGCCTCCGGCACGGCGCGACGCACCTCCCGGGCCACCGCCAGGAACCGGTCGGGCCGTTTGATCCGGGTCACGCGGCCGACATAGGCCACGACCGGGCCGTCCCCGGGGACGCCGAGGAGTCTGCGGGCCTCCGAGCGCCCGGGCGGCACGGCCGGGGTGGTGCCGGGCGGGACCACGGCGTACTGCCGGGGCAGGCCGATGCCGGCGGACAGCAGATCGTCGCGGACCCCGCACCCCACGGCCACCAGCCGGTCGGTGACGGCCGCCAGGCGGCGCTCGGCCTGGACCACCAGCCGGGTCTTCGCCG encodes:
- a CDS encoding glycosyltransferase; this translates as MTVARRRTTGLDGSRIRVMRVIARMNVGGPALQVSALMRGLDDELFDHRLYAGSVGPDEADYVEQRAPDVLVRQVPTLGRAVRPTDDLRALAALTGAMRRFRPHIVHTHTAKAGTLGRLAAVLARVPVRVHTFHGHLLKGYFSPAKTRLVVQAERRLAAVTDRLVAVGCGVRDDLLSAGIGLPRQYAVVPPGTTPAVPPGRSEARRLLGVPGDGPVVAYVGRVTRIKRPDRFLAVAREVRRAVPEARFLVCGAGDLHGDLEQAADLRDALHLLGWRADVETVYAAADLVLLTSDNEGMPVSLIEAGLAGLPAVSTRVGSVAEVVQDGRTGFLAPPDTPELLTRHTVALLRDEALRHRMGRQARAWTTERFGAERLVQDTHDLYASLAVAHGWWPRALPKGVNR